In Candidatus Hydrogenedentota bacterium, the DNA window CTCGCCTGGCGCCGCGGCCTCTACACCTTCCACGCCGAGCAGGCCGGCGCGATCATGCGGGAATGCGGCGCGGACGAAACGCTTATCGACCGGGTGTCCTTCCTCCTCCACAAGAAACAACTGAGCGACGATCCCGACACCCAGGCGCTCGAGGACGCGGCCTGCCTCGTCTTTCTGGAGCATCACCTGGACGAATTCGCGGCCCGCACGGATCGCGAGAAGATGATCGGCATTCTGCGCAAGACCTGGCGCAAAATGTCCGAGGCCGGACGCCGGCACGCGCTCGCGCTCGATTTGCCCGAAGCCGCGCGCGAACTCGTCGCGGAGGCGCTGGGCGATGGCTGACCCCGCGCCGCGACCGAAAGTGGCCGGCATTGCGGGTGGTTCCGGCTCGGGGAAGACCACGCTCACCGCGGCGTTGTTGAACGCGTTGCCGGGGCGGGCCGTGCTCCTCCAACACGACTGGTATTACCGAGATCAGGCCGGCGTACCGGCCGCGGAACGTGACGCCCGCAATTACGACCATCCCGACGCACAGGAAACCGATCTGCTCGCCGATCACCTGGCGGCCCTCCGGCGTGGCGAATCCATCGCCGCGCCCCAGTACGATTTCGCCACCCACACCCGCAAGCCGGAATCGCTTGCGTTAGCCCCGCGGCCTCTGGTCGTGGTGGAGGGGATAAACACGCTTGCCGCGCCCGCCCTGCGCGCCATGTTCGACGTCACGGTCTTTGTCGATGCCCCCGCGGATATCCGTTTTATCCGGCGTCTCCAGCGCGATGTCGTCGAGCGCGGCCGAACCGTCGAAAGCGTGGTCAGGCAATATCTCGAGCAGGTCCGCCCCATGCACGAGCGTTTCGTGGAGCCCTGCCGGGAAACCGCCGACCTCGTGCTGTCCGGCGAAGCCGATCCAGTCGCGTCCGCCCGGCGCATCCTGGCCGCGCTCGGCCTCGCGGAGTAATTCCCTCATGCGCCTCCTGCTCCTCAGCAATTCGACGATGCCGGGAGAACCCTGGCTCGGGTGGGCGCGCCCCCACCTCGATCGGTTTCTCGCGGATGCGGGCGAAATCCTCTTTCTGCCCTTCGCCGCTGCGGATTTCTCCTACGACGAATACACCGCCCGCCTCGCCGGAGCCCTCCCCGACCGCCGGGTTGTCGGAGCGCACACCCTGGCGGATCCGGCCGCCAGCCTCGCGCGCGCGCGCGCCCTGGTCGCCGGTGGCGGCAACACATTCTGCCTGCTCCGGCGCTGCCAGGATCTTGGCCTGCTCGGCCCTATGCGCGCCGCCGTGGAAGCCGGCGCGCGCTTCGCGGGCTGGAGCGCCGGCGCGAACCTCGCCTGCCCCACCATCAAGACCACCAACGACATGCCCATCGTGGAAACGGCCGGGCTGGACGCCCTGGGACTCGTACCGTTCCAGATCAATCCCCACTTCACCGAAGCCACCATTCCGGGGCACGGCGGCGAATCGCGCGCGCAGCGCCTCCGCGAGTTCGTGCAACAGAATCCCGGTTGCCCCGTGCTGGCCCTGCCCGAGGGCATGTTCGTCGAAGTGGACGGCCAGCAGCGGCGTCTGGGCGGCGCCGGCGAGGCGCTCTGGTTCACTTCGGACGAGCCGCCCCGGTCCCTTCAGCCCGGCCCGCTGCCCTGCTGATCCTGCTCGCGCTTCCGCCGCTGGTGTTCCTCATACTCCCGCTCCCGAAGCCGCCAGCGAATCTCCTCCAGCAACTGGCGGTTCACCCCGCTCAATTCCGCCAGGAAACCCGACACGATCAGCACGAAACTCGCCGAAAACAGGATCGCCGCCGCAATAAGCGACGGAAGATTTCCCCCGCCCGCGCCCGTGGCGTGCAGGTAGACATACCGGACGCTCGGGATCATCGCCAGCGCAAAACACATTGCGCCCGGCAGCGCAAAGAATCGAAACGGCCGGTACGTCATGAAAATCCGCACCGTCGTGACCATGGACATCTGCACGTAATGCCAGGGACTCTTCACCAGGCGCGAAGGGCGCATGTCGCGGTTCGTCCGGATCGGAACCGACGTAATCGCCATGTTTTTCCGCCCGGCCTGGATCACCGTCTCCAGCGTGTACGTATAGCTCCCGAATACATTCAGCCCCATCGCCGCCTCCCGCGTCATCGCCCGGAACCCGCTCGGCGCGTCCGGCACATCCGTATTGCTCGCCATGCGCACCACCCACGATCCCAGCCATTGCAGCAGCTTCTTTGAAAAGGAAAAGTGCTGGATGTCCGCAATCGGGCGCGCCCCCACCACAAATTCCGCCTCGCCCGACAGGATCGGCGCCAGCAGCACCGGGATATCCTCCGCATGGTACTGGTTGTCCGCGTCGGTGTTTACAATGACGTCCGCGCCCGCCTTGATGCAGAAATCCAGGCCCGCCGTGAACGCCCGCGCCAGTCCACGGTGCACCGTCAGGCGCAACACGTGATCCGCGCCGTGCGCCCGGGCCACCGACGCCGTCGCGTCCGTCGATCCATCGTCGATGACCAGCCACTCCACCGTGTCAAAACCGGGGACCACCCGCGGCAGCGCCTGCAACGTCACCGGCAGCGACGCCTCCTCGTTGTAGCACGGTATCTGGATGATCAGTTTTCGCACGATGTTCCGCTCGCAAATTCCTTGAGCCCGGTGGCGCCCGAGTTGTCCGGCGATGAGTCTATCAGAAACGAGCCGCCAATCGACCTCCGGCCGGATACCCGCTCAATCGTCATCACTCGATTTCATTGCGCTCTTTGTGGCTCCAAATCCAATCCGCCGCGCGCCGTAAACGCGCGTCGCGCCATCGAGTGTCTCCTTTGCGTCTTTGCGCCTCCGTCTGAATATCAATCCCTCTCCAACATCTTCCCGTCGTGGCCTTCGTACCGCTATCCGCCTCTAACGTGTTTTCCCGACAAGACTTTCCGAAGTAATCTCGGCAGAGCCATACTCGACTCACACGTACAACGCCCGCCAACCTGGCTCAGGCTTCCAGCCTGAGACAAGGTGAGCGCCGGGTTCGAACGGCCCATTGAACCGGAGAGCACAGCCTCGGATTCCCACAGTGAGACGGTCCTTTACTTCATTCGTGTCCATTCGCGTTCATTCGCGGTTCAACTTTGTTTGGTTTCGGCCAACGGCTGCCCTGCGCCCGTCGTGGTGATCCCTTCTTCAATCGCGCCCCATTTCTGCGCGGTTTGCGGGGTGTCCATCCTTGCTTTTCGAGATAGCAATTCTGGACGGTGCGCGAGAATTTGCCATTTTTCGATCTTCCAAATGAAAAAAGCTTGCAAATATCCGTACCGGAGGCTATCATAAGGCGGGAAGAAAACCATTAATCCACGCAAAGCTGGACACCGCTAATGGAATCCAAACAATCCTTCAGTACATCCGAAGTGGCCAAGTATTGCCACGTGACCGCCGATACCATCCGGAAATGGGCGGAAGCCGGGCGCATACATGTCTTCAAAACCCCCGGCGGCCACCGCCGCATCCGGCGCGACGACCTCGTTCGCTTTCTGCGCGAAAACAAGATCCCCATACACGAGGATCTGGACAACGCCGGCATCCGCGTGCTGGTGGTCGATGACGAAAAGGCCGTCGTCTCCGTTATCCGCCGCTTTCTGGAGCGATCGCAGACGCCGTTCCAGATTGAGGTGGCGCTCGACGGATTCGAGGCGGGGCACCAGGTCGCCACCTTCCGCCCCAACGTCATCTTCCTCGACCTGCGCCTGCCCGGAATGGATGGTTTCGAAGTCTGCCGCCGGATCAAGGCGGACCCCGAGACCGCCGGAAGCCACATTATCGCCATGACCGGGTACTACGAAGGCGATGTCGCCCAGCGGATTGTCGATATCGGGGCCGCCATGCTCCTGCAGAAGCCATTCACGCCGGACGATCTCCGCCGCGCGCTGGCCAAGGTGGGGGTGGAAGTGGTCTGAGGGTCGCGCGCGGGCTTCACGTATCCAGGCTGGCCGAGAACGTGGCCTCCAGTTCCTCCGCAAGGTGGCGGTACCGGACCAGGTAGTCCGCGTGGCTCCGGCGGATCACCTCCTTAGCCTCCTCCGCCCCGTAGACGTGCGTGATCTCGCACGCCTTGTGCATCGCGTCCGGAGCCTGTTTGTACGTCAGGAAATAGTGCCGCAGGCGCTCCACCAGCATCGAGGGGCACTGTGAGATGTCCTGCCAGTACCCGTAGCTCGGGTCCCCATGCAGGATCGCGATGATCTTGTCGTCCGCCTCGTCCCCGTCCAACATGCGCAGGCCGCCGATCGGGTGCACGCGCATATAAATGTTCACATGCGCGATGTGCTTCTCCGTAAGCACGCACACATCCAGCGGATCGCCGTCGCCCACGATATCCGCGCGCCCCGTCTTCATCCGGCAGAATTCCGCCACATGATCGCTGCAGTAGGTCTGCGGGATAAATCCGTACAATTCCGGGCACACGTTGGAAAAGCGCTGCGGGCGATCGATGCGCAGCAGGCCGGTAACCTTGTCCAGCTCGTACTTCACCGTATCCGTCGGCAGGATCTCGATATAGGCGTTGATCAGGTCCGGCGATTCCGGGCCAATGTGGATCCCGTGCCAGGGGTGGGCGCGGAAAAGCCCCGTCGATTCCCTGGTCAAACGATTGCTGCCGCCGTTATCCGCCGACGAGTCGCCCATACGATATAGTTCTCCCGGCGTTGCGCCATGCTGCTTCCCGCAAGTCTAACATCTCGCGGCGCGGCCAGGCCAGATCCCGGCGGATGACCCGCGCCGCGCCGCCGTGCTATGCTGGCCGCGCATCAGTCGAAACGGATTCGGGGCCACAACAGGCGGGAGACACCATGAAGCGCAGTACACCGGCGAATGGGGCGAAGCGCCCTCCAGCCCCGAGGGAGCGCGCGCGGTGAATATACTCGGAATCTCCGCCTATTACCACGATAGCGCCGCCTGCCTCGTCCAGGACGGTCAAATTCGCTCGGCGGCCCAGGAAGAACGCTTCACCCGCATCAAGCACGACGCCTCCTTCCCGGAAAACGCCGTCGCCTGGTGCCTCGAAGAGGCCGGACTTCAGCCCGGCGACATCGATTTCGTCGCCTTCTACGACAAGCCTTTCCTCAAGTTCGAGCGCATCCTGCAAACCCACCTCGCCTTCGCGCCGAAAGGCTTCCGCGCCTTCCTCATGGCCATCCCGCTCTGGATCCGCGAAAAAATCTGGATCAAGGACCATATCGCCCAATCGACCGGCTACGGTGGTCCCATTCTCTTTCCGGAGCATCACGAATCCCACGCCGCCTCCGCGTTCTACCCGTCGCCCTTCGATCGCGCCGCCTTCCTCACCATAGACGGCGTGGGGGAGTGGACCACCACCAGCTACGGCGTGGGGGAGGGCAACCACATCGCGATGCACGGCGAGATCCACTTCCCGCACTCGCTCGGGCTGCTTTACTCCGCCTTCACCTACTACACCGGCTTCAAGGTGAACTCCGGCGAATACAAGGTCATGGGACTCGCGCCCTACGGCGAACCGAAATACGCCCAAACCATCCTGGACGAACTGATCGACCTCAGGGAAGACGGTTCCTTCCAGATGAACATGAACTACTTCAACTACTGCGCCGGCCTCACCATGACCAACCGCCGCTTCGACGATCTCTTCGGCGGCCCGCCCCGCAAGCAGGAATCGCGCCTCACCCAGCGCGAAATGGACCTCGCCCGCTCCGTCCAGGAAGTCACCGAGGAAGCCATGCTGCGCATGGGGCGCCACGTGCACCGCGAGACCGGCTGCGAGAACCTCTGCCTCGCCGGCGGCGTCGCGCTCAACTGCGTCGCCAACGGGCGCCTGCTGCGCGAAGGTCCCTTCGATCGCCTCTGGATACAGCCCGCCGCCGGGGACGCGGGCGGCGCCATCGGGGCCGCGCTCTACGCCTGGCACCAGCACCAGGGCAAGCCGCGAACCGCCGGCCCAACGGACAGCCAGCGCGGCAGCTACCTGGGCCCGCACTATTCGAGCGAGGACATTCGGGCCTGGCTGGATGCGCAGGGCTACCCCTACACGCGCATCGAGGACGAGGACGCCTTCTCCCAGTCCGTCGCGCAGCGCATCGCGGACGAAAAGGTCGTCGGCTGGTTCCAGGGGCCCATGGAGTTCGGCCCCCGCGCGCTCGGCGGACGTTCCATCCTCGGCGACCCGCGATCCCCGCGCATGCAGGAAACCATGAACCTCAAGATCAAATTCCGCGAAAGCTTTCGCCCCTTCGCGCCCTCCGTGCTCGCCGAAGACATCGCCGAATACTTCGAGCAGGACTGCGAAAGCCCCTACATGCTGCTCGTCGCCGGCGTGCGCGAGGAACTCCGCAAGCCCATGACTGAAACCGAGCAGGCGCTCTTCGGCATCGACAAGCTCAACGTCTGCCGCTCCACGATCCCCGCCGTGACCCACGTGGACTACTCCGCGCGCATCCAGACCGTGCACGAAGACACCAACCCGCGCTACCACCGCCTCCTCACGGCCTTCAAGGCGCTCACCGGCTGCGCCGTGCTCATCAACACCTCCTTCAACGTGCGCGGCGAGCCCATCGTCTGCACCCCCCAGGACGCCTACCGCTGCTTCATGCGCACGAACATGGATTGCCTCGTGCTCGAAGACTGCATCCTTGAAAAAGCCGCCCAGCCGCCCCTCGAAGACGACGTCGACTGGCGCGCGCAATTCGAACTGGATTAACCCCCATGCTCCTCCAGGATCTCCGCGAAATCAAGAGCTCGAAAAAAGAACTGCGCGATTTCGCAATCGTAATCGCCGTCGCCCTCATGCTCATCGGCGGCTACCTCGCCTGGCGCGGCCATTTCTACGCCGCCTTCCCCATTGCCGCCGCGCTCCTGCTCGCGCCCGTCCTCTTCGACGCCCTCTTCAAGACCAACACCGCCGCCGTCCTGATCCCGCTCCAGAAAACCTGGATGGCCATCGCCATACTCCTCGGCCACGTCATCTCCCGAATTATCCTCGGCCTCTTCTTCTTCGGCGTCTTCACCGCCATACGCGCGCTCAACACAATCATCGGCAAGCCCCTCCTCGACACCGCCTGGAAAGGCGACCGCGAAACCTATTGGATAAAGCGGGACGCCGCCCCCAACCCGCCCGAGCGCGCCGAGCGCCAGTACTGACCGCGCGTTGTTCGCCGACGGCGTTTCCCGCCGGTACGGCCTCAAGACACCCAAAGCATGGGCAACCGTTTCGCCGTCTAACGTGGCTTCACCTATAGACAGCGATTGACAAAGACCGTCGGACATTCATGCCCGAGGCAGCGAATACACCCAATTCAACAACCGCCCCCCAGAGACCGACACGCCAATCCGGCGGGTCTGCCCCGCCATCCCCATCGCCTCCCCCAGGCGTGCCACGGACAAGCCCCCAAGGGCTTGCCCGTGCAATTCCCCCCAGGGACCGACACGCCAACCCACTCCCACCCGGCGCACCAAACCCCACCCCGTGCCACGCGATCGCGCCCCCCCAGGGACTGACACGCCAAACCACCCCACCCGGCATACCAAACCTCGAAGCCCGTACCAACAACCCCCAATCCGGCGCACAACGCGCAACCGGCGGGTCTGTCCCGTCATCCCCATCCCCTTCCCCAGGGGTGCCACGGACAAGCCCGCAAGGGCTTGCCCGTGCACGTCTCCCCAGGGACTGTCACGCCAAACCCAACCGGCGGGTCTGTCCCGTCATCCCCATCGCTTCCCCCGGGCGTGCCACGGACAAGCCCGCAAGGGCTTGCCCGTGCAACTCCCCCCAGGGACCGCCACGCCAACCCACCCGGCGCACCAATCCCCACCCCGTGCCACGCGATCGCGCCCCAGCGCGTTCGTGTGCCCGGAGCAACACCAGCCCACCACCGCCAGTACCACCCCGCACGAGCGGCAAAACCGCCCCACGCTCCAAGCCACCCCCAGGCGTGCCACGGACAAGCCCGCAAGGGCTTGCCCGTGCAACTCCCCCCAGGGAGCAACACGCCAAGCCCAACCGGCGGGTCTGTCCCGTCGCTTCCCATTCCCATTATGGGGCAATCCACCCATATCACGGAGGAAAATCCAGAAAAACCGGCTCGGAATCGCCCCGAAGCCTTTCGCATGCGCCGCACGAATTTTTTTCTTGACACCCCGGCCCATCCGGTGTACGGTCAAACCCACGCGGCAGTACAGCGCGTCAAGAAACGTCTCCGAAACAGCAACCCACCTGAAGGGGCTACTCCGATGGACCTGTTCTCGCCCCAAACGCGGTCTGTGATGTCCCGGCGCCGGACGCGCAGCGGATCGGGGACACTTCCGCAAGCGGCGGGCATCCGGCACGCCACCGGGCGATTGGCCACACGGGAAGCGCCCCCAGGAGGTTGGGCATCCCTGCCCGACGCAACATGCGCTCCCGATGCGGTAGTACCTGCAATTTCGTCGCATAACCGAGCGTTTCCACGTGGACACGCCAGGGGGGCCTGACCTGAAAGCCAGCCACCTACGAAATCGACGCGCGCGCTGCCGCGGACAGGAATGTCCACGATCCTACGACACGGGCAACCGTTTGACGCGGGTAGATATCCCCAACGGGATGCACACGGAATACACCTACGACGCCAGCGGGCGGCAGGATGCCATCCACCACAAGGACGGGACCACGGTGGTCCAGGGCTTTGACTATACGTTTGACGACGGCGGGAATATTGCCCGCATCGATCACGAGGACGGCAGTTACTGGGCCTACGATTACGACGGGCGGGACCGGTTAATCGAAGCGGAACGCTACGACGATACGCCCACGCTGCTGCACCGCTACACCTATACCTACGACGACGCCGACAACATGCTGACCAAGGCGGTCTACGACCCGAGCGGGCCGACTACAGTCACGACGACCTACACCTACAACGACGCCAACGAACAAACCAACATGGACGACGGAACCACCTCCATCGACATAACTGCAATTCACTCGGCTCCGGAAAACCCAGATGTCTAGTCTTTCTATTCGATGGGTTGTCGTAACGTTTTCGTGTGTGGCATTCGCTGGGTGCGTTCACAGTGCCTTGAAACCTCGATACACAGAGGTGCGCGTAGGCGAAAGCCTCGGCAAGGTCATATTCCGATTCGAGGAACCGAAGAATCGCATCCCTTACGAAATCACTGTAGTCCCGAATGGGCTCGGAGAGGGAAAAGTGATAGTGGTTGTGCCTTATAGTCCACCGCCGCAGCTATATCTGTATTCCATTCAATCTACTTGGCTCGCCAGCCACTACGAGTTAACGTTTGGGGGAGCCCTTCTCACGGAAATAGCGTGGAGAGCAGAAGACGGTAGCTACCTGGGAGAGAAGTCACTTGACTCCGTGACACTTGTTCCGAAATTCTACCGAGGAAGAGGCAAATGACCCCGAAATGCGACTACGTATCACCATGACCAATGTCGTCTTGGCGCCCACCGCGCAAGCCTCCGCCACCCTCGGCGATCTGTCGGGAACCACGCCCTCCAGCGGCACGGCCCGCTACTACGCCACGGACCACCTCGGCAGCACCCGCGGCGCCTGGGATGCCTCCAAGTCCTCCGTCGGCGCCTACGAATTCACCCCCTTCGGCGGCGAGTACAACCACACCGGCGCGGCCCTGGCGACCTTGGCCGGCGCCTACACCGGCAAGCCCTGGGACGGAACCGCGCAACTCTTCCACTTCCCCTACCGCCAATACAGCCCGAACATGGCCCGCTGGACGAGCCGGGACCCCTTGGGGATGGTCGATGGGCCGAATGTGTATGGGTATGTGTCCGGGGAACCAGTTGGTATATTCGATCCCGATGGTCGATGGGGATTCGTGCTCGCGATCTTTGGAATTAAGATCAAAGTGACGGGAGAAAGCGTAGCGCTATTTATTACTGGAGCTGCGGCCGCGCTACATATTTTTGACTCCTTGGAAGCCAGATGTAGGACGAATTGTACGCCTGCCCCACCACCTCCTCCGCAGAGGTATATTCCGGGAGCACCCGTGCCGCCAGCTGACACGCACGGAGAAGAAGAAGGTGAGCCGGGCGGTGGAGCAAGTGAAATCCAATTGGCCTGTCCTCCCAGCTTCCTAAGGCCTTGAGGAATGGATGAGGTGTCGTTAACTGCCGCCAAGCAATTCTGGTTCGCTTTGCGCAGGCTAACTGACGTACTGTAAAACTCGAACCGCTTTAGAGTTTGGCTCAGAAGATCGCGTTGGACTAGGAGGTTCTTGGAATGAAGGATAAGGGTATTGCGGTGTTCGACGTAATGAACTTAGTCGTTTTGACAGTCGTGTTGGGTATGTGTGTTTATGCAGTTATAGTTGGCCAAAAGGACTTGGTATCCGAGACAAGCGTCGGGCTCCTCTTTGTATACACGAACGGACATATAATGATGGCGCGGATTGAAGTGCGGCGTAAAATAGGAAAATTGAAATAATAGGGACAGCCACCTATTCTTTCCAACTGCTTATGGCACAACAGCTTAGCTCGCCGGTCTTGGCCTCGCGGACGGACTTCGGCGCCCGAAGGGGACTGTCCAGTTCGCCGCATATGCGCCGGGGTGTGTGGACGACGCCGGTAACCGGCTCTTTCGCTAGGAGTCGTGGCGGACGGGCCACCGACGCCCATGAAAGGACAGCATGATGGGGAGGCGAATGATGCGTACGGCCCTGGCGGGCCTCGAACGGCGATACGCCAGGCTTCACTTCAGGACCGCTCTGATACTCGAATGCGCCGTCATTTGCCTGATCGCGTTCCTCATCCAGGCCGCCTGCGCCGCGCTTTTCTTCCGGGATGCGCCGGTCTGGCCGGATCTCGCCCTCTTCACCCTGGGGTTCGCGGCCTTCTGCGGCGCGCTCCACTACCTCCAGTACCGCCGCCAGTTTGCGACAGCCCGGAGCCGGCGCCCGATCGGTTCAAGCGGCGATTCTGAGCCCGCGAAGCAGGAAGAATAACCCCCCGCGGTGCGCCGCGCCGTCAAGCCGCCCAACGGCGCATCAGGCCGCCAGACCCCGGTTTTCGCTTGGTTTGCCGCGCGCCATGCGGTAGAATGCCGTTCCACGGGCGGTTCCGCAGTCCGCCTGGAAAGGAAGTTATGGCGAAGTTGTCTATTCTCCGCGAGCTCTGGGAGTTCGCGCGTGTCCGCAAGAAATGGTGGCTCGGCCCCATCCTGCTGTTTCTCGTTCTATTCGGCGCGCTGATTGTCATCGCCAAGGGTTCGGCGGTGGCCCCGTTCATCTACACGCTCTTCTAACCCCGCGGAGGCCCGGGCGTGACCCTCGAGCAATTCATCCGGCGCAAGGATTTCGTGCTGATTCCCAGCCTCCACCGCTGGACGATGTGGCTCATCGCCTTCCGCGTCACCGCCCTGGGCTGGCTCGCCGTGCTCGGCTGGGGTCTCGCGACCTCACTCGGCGTCAGCAGCATCGACAAGCCGATCTACATCGCCGTTTGCGCGTGGACCGCGCCCGCCGTCATCGCCTTCGCCGCGGGCTGGCTGCTCCGACCGCGCGTGGCCGTCGCGGCGGCCTATCCCGACCGCGCCTCCGTGGGCCAGCCGCTCCAGATCCGGTGCGCGCTACAGAATACGCGCCGAACCCCGCTTTACGCTCTCGGCGCGGGCATCTTTCTGCCGCCCGTCGAGTTCGACGCCGCCCCGCCCGCTTTGCTTCCCGGGATGCTGCCCCCCGGCGAGTCGGCCGCGTGCCACGTCCAGCTTACGCCCCGGCGCCGCGGCCTCTACCCGATGCCGCCCCTCCGCGCCTTCACGACCTTCCCCCTCAACCTCTACCGCACGCCCGCGGGCCACGGCGCGCCCTGGCAGCTCCTCGTGCTGCCCGCCTTTCACCCGCTCCACCAGATCGGCGTGCCCGTCGGCACGCGCTACCAGCCCGGCGGCATTGCGCTCACGTCGCACACCGGCGAATCGCCCGAGTACATCGGCAACCGCCACTACGTCCCCGGCGACTCCATCCGCCACATCGACTTCCGCGCCTGGGCGCGCCTCGCCCAGCCCGCCGTCCGCGAATACCAGGAAGAATATTACTGCCGCGTCGCGCTCGTCCTCGACACCTGCACCGGGCGCGCGAACCCGCCCACCCCGGAGGGCTTTCCCGAGTTCGAGGCCGCCGTCAGCCTCACTGCGGCCATCGCCGATGCGCTCTCCCGGGGCGAGTACCTGATCGACCTTTTCGCCGCCGGCCCCGAGCTCTACGTCTTCCGCGCCGGCCGCCACACCGCGCACTTTGACAACGTCCTCGAAATCCTCGCCGCCGTGGGCCACACGGTCGACAATCCCTTCGCGCGGCTCGCTCCCGCGTTGCTGGACGAGCTGAACAATATTTCCACGGTAATCTGCGTCTTCATGGATTGGGACGAGACCCGGGAGCACCTCGTGCGCGCCGCCGCCGAGGCCGGGTGCAGCCTCAAGGTTATCGTCGTGCGGGAGGGCGAGCCCAGCCGGCCGCTCGACGCCCTCCACGCCTGGACCCGCCACGTGCGCCAGGTCACGCCGGACGCCGTGCGGCGTGGGGGAGTGGAGGAACTGTGATCGCCCCGCGCCTCACCGGCCTCGCCATGATGGTCATCCAGGCATT includes these proteins:
- a CDS encoding response regulator, encoding MESKQSFSTSEVAKYCHVTADTIRKWAEAGRIHVFKTPGGHRRIRRDDLVRFLRENKIPIHEDLDNAGIRVLVVDDEKAVVSVIRRFLERSQTPFQIEVALDGFEAGHQVATFRPNVIFLDLRLPGMDGFEVCRRIKADPETAGSHIIAMTGYYEGDVAQRIVDIGAAMLLQKPFTPDDLRRALAKVGVEVV
- a CDS encoding DUF58 domain-containing protein, yielding MTLEQFIRRKDFVLIPSLHRWTMWLIAFRVTALGWLAVLGWGLATSLGVSSIDKPIYIAVCAWTAPAVIAFAAGWLLRPRVAVAAAYPDRASVGQPLQIRCALQNTRRTPLYALGAGIFLPPVEFDAAPPALLPGMLPPGESAACHVQLTPRRRGLYPMPPLRAFTTFPLNLYRTPAGHGAPWQLLVLPAFHPLHQIGVPVGTRYQPGGIALTSHTGESPEYIGNRHYVPGDSIRHIDFRAWARLAQPAVREYQEEYYCRVALVLDTCTGRANPPTPEGFPEFEAAVSLTAAIADALSRGEYLIDLFAAGPELYVFRAGRHTAHFDNVLEILAAVGHTVDNPFARLAPALLDELNNISTVICVFMDWDETREHLVRAAAEAGCSLKVIVVREGEPSRPLDALHAWTRHVRQVTPDAVRRGGVEEL
- a CDS encoding carbamoyltransferase, with the translated sequence MNILGISAYYHDSAACLVQDGQIRSAAQEERFTRIKHDASFPENAVAWCLEEAGLQPGDIDFVAFYDKPFLKFERILQTHLAFAPKGFRAFLMAIPLWIREKIWIKDHIAQSTGYGGPILFPEHHESHAASAFYPSPFDRAAFLTIDGVGEWTTTSYGVGEGNHIAMHGEIHFPHSLGLLYSAFTYYTGFKVNSGEYKVMGLAPYGEPKYAQTILDELIDLREDGSFQMNMNYFNYCAGLTMTNRRFDDLFGGPPRKQESRLTQREMDLARSVQEVTEEAMLRMGRHVHRETGCENLCLAGGVALNCVANGRLLREGPFDRLWIQPAAGDAGGAIGAALYAWHQHQGKPRTAGPTDSQRGSYLGPHYSSEDIRAWLDAQGYPYTRIEDEDAFSQSVAQRIADEKVVGWFQGPMEFGPRALGGRSILGDPRSPRMQETMNLKIKFRESFRPFAPSVLAEDIAEYFEQDCESPYMLLVAGVREELRKPMTETEQALFGIDKLNVCRSTIPAVTHVDYSARIQTVHEDTNPRYHRLLTAFKALTGCAVLINTSFNVRGEPIVCTPQDAYRCFMRTNMDCLVLEDCILEKAAQPPLEDDVDWRAQFELD
- a CDS encoding RHS repeat-associated core domain-containing protein, encoding MRLRITMTNVVLAPTAQASATLGDLSGTTPSSGTARYYATDHLGSTRGAWDASKSSVGAYEFTPFGGEYNHTGAALATLAGAYTGKPWDGTAQLFHFPYRQYSPNMARWTSRDPLGMVDGPNVYGYVSGEPVGIFDPDGRWGFVLAIFGIKIKVTGESVALFITGAAAALHIFDSLEARCRTNCTPAPPPPPQRYIPGAPVPPADTHGEEEGEPGGGASEIQLACPPSFLRP
- a CDS encoding glycosyltransferase family 2 protein, which codes for MRKLIIQIPCYNEEASLPVTLQALPRVVPGFDTVEWLVIDDGSTDATASVARAHGADHVLRLTVHRGLARAFTAGLDFCIKAGADVIVNTDADNQYHAEDIPVLLAPILSGEAEFVVGARPIADIQHFSFSKKLLQWLGSWVVRMASNTDVPDAPSGFRAMTREAAMGLNVFGSYTYTLETVIQAGRKNMAITSVPIRTNRDMRPSRLVKSPWHYVQMSMVTTVRIFMTYRPFRFFALPGAMCFALAMIPSVRYVYLHATGAGGGNLPSLIAAAILFSASFVLIVSGFLAELSGVNRQLLEEIRWRLREREYEEHQRRKREQDQQGSGPG
- the udk gene encoding uridine kinase is translated as MADPAPRPKVAGIAGGSGSGKTTLTAALLNALPGRAVLLQHDWYYRDQAGVPAAERDARNYDHPDAQETDLLADHLAALRRGESIAAPQYDFATHTRKPESLALAPRPLVVVEGINTLAAPALRAMFDVTVFVDAPADIRFIRRLQRDVVERGRTVESVVRQYLEQVRPMHERFVEPCRETADLVLSGEADPVASARRILAALGLAE
- a CDS encoding inorganic pyrophosphatase, with translation MGDSSADNGGSNRLTRESTGLFRAHPWHGIHIGPESPDLINAYIEILPTDTVKYELDKVTGLLRIDRPQRFSNVCPELYGFIPQTYCSDHVAEFCRMKTGRADIVGDGDPLDVCVLTEKHIAHVNIYMRVHPIGGLRMLDGDEADDKIIAILHGDPSYGYWQDISQCPSMLVERLRHYFLTYKQAPDAMHKACEITHVYGAEEAKEVIRRSHADYLVRYRHLAEELEATFSASLDT
- the pepE gene encoding dipeptidase PepE → MRLLLLSNSTMPGEPWLGWARPHLDRFLADAGEILFLPFAAADFSYDEYTARLAGALPDRRVVGAHTLADPAASLARARALVAGGGNTFCLLRRCQDLGLLGPMRAAVEAGARFAGWSAGANLACPTIKTTNDMPIVETAGLDALGLVPFQINPHFTEATIPGHGGESRAQRLREFVQQNPGCPVLALPEGMFVEVDGQQRRLGGAGEALWFTSDEPPRSLQPGPLPC